A region from the Halobellus litoreus genome encodes:
- a CDS encoding FxLYD domain-containing protein, translating to MVDAKAVLIGAVLAAGLTYGGLVGVEILVTGEVDAPSAPLAGETTVEGTTYHLDRLGRPTVVGEVRNGQSHPIGNVTVTVTYYRDGEAVGEAVGGALGEPIAPGSSAPFDVHYDAEGDVDDYDVSVAADRASAGSADLTAAASVTDRSQNRVVVSGTVSNDGSEARASEVVVAFYDADGNVIGARRTRPNRAIPPGESVPFRITFRTVGDVPSLAQEFDDFGVRAVPVDDA from the coding sequence ATGGTCGACGCCAAGGCGGTCCTCATCGGCGCGGTGCTGGCGGCCGGGCTCACGTACGGGGGGCTCGTGGGCGTGGAGATACTCGTCACCGGCGAGGTCGACGCGCCGTCGGCGCCGCTGGCCGGCGAGACGACGGTCGAGGGAACGACGTACCACCTCGACCGCCTGGGGCGACCGACGGTCGTCGGCGAGGTCCGCAACGGCCAGTCGCATCCGATCGGGAACGTGACGGTGACGGTGACGTACTACCGCGACGGGGAGGCGGTCGGTGAGGCTGTCGGCGGCGCGCTGGGCGAACCGATCGCCCCCGGTTCGTCGGCACCGTTCGACGTCCACTACGACGCAGAGGGCGACGTCGACGACTACGACGTCTCGGTTGCCGCCGACCGCGCGTCCGCGGGGAGCGCGGACCTGACCGCAGCGGCGTCCGTCACCGACCGCTCGCAGAACCGCGTCGTCGTCTCCGGAACCGTCTCCAACGACGGGAGCGAGGCCCGAGCGTCGGAGGTCGTCGTCGCCTTCTACGACGCGGACGGCAACGTGATCGGTGCGCGGAGGACCAGGCCGAACCGGGCGATACCGCCGGGCGAGTCGGTCCCGTTCAGGATCACGTTCCGCACCGTCGGCGACGTCCCCAGCCTGGCCCAGGAGTTCGACGACTTCGGGGTGCGAGCGGTCCCGGTCGACGACGCCTGA
- a CDS encoding FAD binding domain-containing protein, giving the protein MQQDMIPPLEHIDATSVDHAVRLLDEHGSDAATIAGNTDEINWLKNRDRTPEVLVDLKPIEELKEITETSGGGIRLGALATLSDVESHDAVTDGFSVLADAMGEIATPQIRNQGTIGGNLTQDSRCWYYRGGFDCYRAGGNTCYAITGESSDHAVTDYSRCITAHPSDGAVALIALGAEVVVSGPRGERREPLSEFFVGPEDNITVMNDLAHDEILTHIEVPSDWRGTNFYFEKVRGRDSWDFAIGNIAAAVKKSGNTVSDIRLVANGFAPTPKRLRTAERSIRGSRLSESNIEAASENVLPNAAPQPDNEYKLNLADNLVNRALNSVA; this is encoded by the coding sequence ATGCAACAAGACATGATCCCGCCGCTCGAGCACATCGACGCCACGAGCGTCGACCATGCCGTGCGGCTCCTGGACGAACACGGCAGCGACGCGGCAACGATCGCGGGTAACACCGACGAGATCAACTGGCTGAAGAACCGCGATCGGACGCCGGAGGTCCTCGTCGACCTGAAGCCGATCGAGGAGCTAAAGGAGATCACCGAGACGAGCGGCGGCGGCATCCGCCTCGGCGCGCTGGCGACGCTGTCGGACGTCGAGAGCCACGACGCGGTCACCGACGGATTCTCCGTGCTCGCGGACGCGATGGGCGAGATCGCGACGCCCCAGATCAGAAACCAGGGGACGATCGGCGGCAACCTCACGCAGGACTCCCGCTGTTGGTACTACCGCGGCGGCTTCGACTGCTACCGCGCGGGCGGGAACACCTGCTACGCGATCACCGGCGAGTCGAGCGATCACGCGGTCACGGACTACTCGCGGTGTATCACCGCACACCCCTCCGACGGCGCGGTCGCGCTCATCGCGCTCGGTGCCGAGGTCGTCGTCAGCGGTCCGCGCGGCGAACGCCGGGAGCCGCTCTCGGAGTTCTTCGTCGGTCCCGAGGACAACATCACGGTGATGAACGACCTCGCGCACGACGAGATCCTCACGCACATCGAGGTGCCCAGCGACTGGCGCGGCACGAACTTCTACTTCGAGAAGGTTCGGGGCCGGGACTCCTGGGACTTCGCGATCGGAAACATCGCGGCGGCGGTCAAGAAGAGCGGCAACACGGTCTCGGACATCCGGCTGGTCGCCAACGGGTTCGCGCCGACGCCGAAGCGTCTGCGGACCGCCGAGCGGTCGATCCGCGGCAGCCGCCTCTCCGAGAGCAACATCGAGGCGGCCTCGGAGAACGTCCTGCCGAACGCCGCGCCGCAACCGGACAACGAGTACAAACTGAACCTCGCGGACAACCTCGTCAACCGGGCGCTCAACAGCGTCGCCTGA